The genomic region TGCAGACGAAGTTCGGAAACTTGCCTGGCAGCACAATCGGCTCGCTGCGTGACTGGTCGTAGTTCGGCATCCAATCGACCGTGTCACGGTCGAGGTCCTCAAGCATCTCCATGGCAAGCGGCGTGAGCCGGCACTCGGTGTACCGCATCGCCGCAGGAGGGTCGCCGTCAACGCTGCCCCAGTTGCCCTGGCCATCGACGAGTGGATACCGCAGCGAGAAGGACTGCGCCATGCGGACCAGTGTGCCGTAGATGGCTTGATCGCCATGGGGATGGTAGTTGCCCATGGTTTCACCGACAACCTTGGCCGACTTCACGCGCGCTGCACCTGCGCCGGCGCCGATTTCACGCATCGCGTACAGCAGTCTGCGCTGCACCGGTTTGAATCCATCGCGGACATCGGGCAGGGCACGGGAGACGAGCGTGGAGACTGCGTAGCCCAGATACGAGCGACGCAATTCCAACTCAATCTCCACGAGCGTTACAGGCGCGTCGGCGGCATCTCCGCCATCGATTTCATCGGGCGGGAGGTCTATCGGTTCGTCGGGCAAACGGAGCTCCTGAGTAGCTAAAGAGACGCAGCAAGCCGGTCGCGGCAGGGCGCGGCCCACAACACGGGCGCGGAGGCCGCTGCCGCGTACTTACGTCTGATTATACCCGCGGCCCGCTTATATATTGCGCTTGGAGCTTTTACAAATCATGGACGTCCGCACGACCGTCGGGCCGGGGACTATTTGGAGACCCAGGGTATGGAATGGACAAGGCCGATATTGCGGATTTCGGCAATGTCGTTATAGTCGCCCATGTTGGCGTTCTCCACCCCGGTACCGTGGAACGCAACGAGCAGGTTGTCGTTGGATGCATCTTCCCCACCGAACCAGCGGAGGGCAAAGGCGATATCGCCGCGGAACCAGCAGGCGCCAGGACCGGACCGGCTCTGTGTCCATTCATCGTAGTACCGCTTGGTGAGCCAACCGCCATTCACCGTCTTGTCGGCGATTTTCATGGAGACGTAGTGGCACGAAATCGGCGGATCCTTGCCGAGCAGGCCGCAAGAGAAGAGGAGCGGCTGTCCGTGCTTGAAACCTGCTGCGGCGTGCCACAGCAGAACCGTTCGCGCAGCCCCGCGTTCGCCGCCCTTGTCACCGCCAACCCACTCCATCGCCAACAGTTTCAACTGCCCGCCCGGAAGCATCTGGTACCGGCGAACCTGGAATCGCGCCGTGGCAGTTGCGCTCTGGTCCTGCATAAGGCCGAACCACACAACCGGCTCGCCGTTCGCGTTCGCGCCCTGGAATGCGCCGGGAGGATCGTCGCACTTCAGGTCGAGCGTTTGCACGGCGCCAGGTTCCAGCGATTCACCCCTGGGACTCAGCAGGCGCGTCGTGACTTCCTTCGTCGGTCCATTCCAAAGCAGCAAAAGCAGCTGTCCGTTGACGGCCACGAGCGTTGGCGCCGCACCGGTCGAGTCGGGTATGGCGACTACGGGTCCGAATGACGGATCGTGGCCGTCGGGTGCGAGCACGGAGCGGACCTTGACGCCGGCTAGCGTGGGATATGCCACCCAAACGCGGCCGTGAACACCGGCAGCGCTGGCGGAACCGATCACATCGTGAGCCTCCACGGTCACCGGCGGATCAAACTTGGCGTGGTCTGCAACCCCGGCCTTTCCGGGCCATGCATAGACGATCAGCTTTCCGGGATTATCGGCAGCAAGGTTTGGCTTCTTGAGATCCGCTGGACCGCTTAGAATCGGGCTTTTGCCGTCCAAAACACCGGAAAACACCAGCAGGCGCGCCCGGGCGCCACTTCCGGACGCTGCAAGCGCGGGCGCGGTCATGGTTTTGCCAACCGGATGGCGATCACCCGCCGTGGTGCTGTAACCGTAGTTGATGTCGGCCGAGATGTTCTTCTCCCCAAAGATGCCGTTCCAGTTCCAGTCGATAAGCGTCGTCTTGCCATCCGGCCCCGGCTTGATGTGGTAGTGGTACGGCGGCCCGGCGAGAAACCGCACTTTGTCGATTGGAAACGGCAGGACCTCCGAGAGATGCTTTTCATTAAGCACAAAACCGGCGAGCGCACCGTTGGAGTAGCCGATATCGTTGCCGTTTCCGTTTAACTGGTAGGAGTACGGATAGTTCATCAGGCTGGGATAGAGCGGGCAGTGATCCACGGGATAGAATCCCGTATGGTCCAGGCCTACCTGATGACCGAATTCGTGGAGAAACACGGCCCAAAGCGCGGAGTCGCCGCAGCTACCGCGGTCGGCCATCTCATCACTCTGCCCGCCACCGCCGTGGTAAACCACCATATAGTGCGTAATCCCGCGGTGGCGTTGATATTCGTCGGCCAGGGTCCACCATGGCTTTCCGGCCTCCGTCATCGGGATCGGTTTGCGGAAGATCACGTGCAGGTTGATGCCGGGCTTGCCGTCGGGGTTCTTGACGGGCAATTTAGCATAGTACGCAACTGCCCGTGCAAGGTCTTCGTGCAGGTGTTTCTGATCCACGTTGGCAAATGGCTGAACTTCCACGATTACGTCGGCGTGAAGCGGCGAACAGCCCATAGCCTTCAGGTCGAGCCCGTCGGGCTTGATCGCGCCTGTTTCCCACGCATCGGGAAGTCCATCGTTATCCTGATCCCGGTCTGGATTGACCGCGCCGGCAGGAGACGCAAATTGGATGAGCGTATCGTCACCAACCAGCGGCGCTCCGGTGTGCGTCAGTCGCACCAATGCGTCGCGGCCGGTTGCGTCAAAGTCGCCGGTCAGCCACGCGCGGTCCGATGCCGCAGCCTTGACACTGGGCAGCGCTGCCATTATCGACGCATGCGAGGGATCGCAGTCCGGCAGAAAGCTCCGACCCACAATCAGGTCGTCACGGTGGCCACCTCGAAAGCAGCCGGTTGCGAAGTGTTCGCCCGGACTTCCCTTCCATAGGAGATGCGTGGCGGCCGAAACCTCACCGGCGCGGCTCACGGTGAGCTCCGTGCTGTAGAGCTGGCCGGCTGCATCCTGCCAGATCACGTTCTGAGCGCCGGTCGCGCCGGTGGTTGCCGGGGCAAGCGTGGTAATGCGGTTGAATTGCGCGCGGACGCGGTGCAGCGAAAAGCTGAGTTTGCCCGGAGCGCTGGTATTCACCAGCAGCGCCGCATCCCCGCTGCCATTCACAATCAACACATCCTGCGCCTTGCCGTCTGCAAGCTGCAGTGAGCATGCGTGTACCGGCGGTGCACTGCGCAGCCAGAGCGGGGCATCGGCGATGAAATCATTCCGCGTGAACGTGCCGTTCACGATGTCGTGCGCCAACCGAACTTCACCATCGTGAAACATGGCGATCACGCCCAGTTGGCCGGAGCCATCAAACTTGCCGGCTGCCGCCGCCAGCGCATCGGATCCAAAACTGGAGAGCGCGCGCGCGGGCGACACCGGCTTGCCGATGGCGGAGGTGCGCACCACATCGATAAAGGCATCGCCCGACGGATTCAGGCAGAGGATGGCGTCACGTCCGCTGCCGTCAAAATCGCCAGCCATCGGGATACCGGGCGGCGTGCAGATTCCAGGCGTCCAGAATGTGGCAGCCTGAATGGTGACCTTTGGCGCCTGGGCCGTAGTTACTGCCAGCGCGGCAACAAGCAGGCATGCGGCCGCCGGAGCAGCCGAGATCCGTCGCGCCGCGTTTGTCCAGAAGATGCCCAGAGCGTTACGGGCCATAGGAGAACACCCACCCTTTCCAATTGGTACGAGATGGCCGGACCGTTACTCAGTGCCGCGGCGTGGCTGGTTTCGAGCCGCCGAACAGCATGCTGAGGAGGCTTTGGCCCCCACCGCCGGAGCCACCGATGGTCTCTTGCGCATCAAGAACGCGATTGATCCGCATGAGCGACTCACGCAGATGGATTTGGGTGTAGGTGTTGTAATGTCCTGCCGGCAGCGCGTTGACAATGCGCGTCCTGAGGTTGACAAGCTGGTACCAGGCCAACATTCGCGCATCGTCCGGCACGGGAGCGCCGGAGCCCAGCACCATTGCCGTCATGGTGTCGAGGAAGTCGCGCTGCAGCTGCCGCCTCAGCGCGGATACGTCTTTGTGCGCCTCCAGCTCGCTCCACACCGATGCCGATACGGCATGAAACAACTCGGTAAGTTTGAAGGCGCCATTGCTGTCTCCAACCTTGAACTCGTTATTGGCAATCCGATCCAGCACGGGACCGCTGAACAGGTGCTTGAGCGCGGCGCCCTGAACGTTTTGAAGCGTATCGCGAACCGGAAAGTCGTTTGCGCCAAATACCAGGCCGTTGAGATCGGTATATTGCGGACCGGTCAGGTTGTTGTAGTAGGCCTTTGGGATTTGCCAGGCATCGGGCCCGAGCACGTACCGGCTGACCAGCGCCAGCGCTTGCCGCTGCTCATCGGCCGGAACCGGCAGCATTGGCGGGCGCTGCCCCGGGTCACCGCGGAAGTTTTGATTGGCATAAAGTCCGCCGATATAGAGGCAGCTTACGGCGGCGGCATGCGCATACTCGCCAAGAAGCAGTTCAAAATCTTGCGTGAAGCGTGAATAGCTCTGCCCGTATTTCGGCACCCGGTCTCCCAGCGAGGTCATCAACTTCCTGCTGAGCTGGATCATGGCGTGCCAGTACTGAAGCGGGTCGGAGCCGAGATCGAATCGAACCACGGCAGGATCCCACTGGTCGGCCATCTCATCGCTTTCGTAGGCATGGCCGGGCAGATTGCACTCGGATGCGATTGCGTTAAGCCGCCACTTCTTGGCTTCCGGCGTTGATCCGGGTATCGGCGTGTAGCCATATTCGATGGCCCATTTATCGTAAGTTCCCAACACAGGAGTCCAGTACGGAACGCCGGGATGTCCGATGGCCTCGATGTTGAACGGCAGGTAGTCCATCACGGAAGCGGTGATGCCTTGCTTCTCGACTAGACTTGCATTCTGAAGGTCGGCGAGACTGTGCCAGGAGCTGGCAATGAAGTTGTGCCGCAGCCCCAGAATGTGGCCCATTTCGTGCGCCACGGTGCTGCTGAGGAACGAGTCGACGAACTTTTGCGGATCCAGCTGGAGGCCGGGCGGCGCAAGGAGCGAACTCGCAAGCCATCCGAATTCCGCCGAGGTCTCGGCCCCCTGGGCCATGTCGCATTGCTCCCATGCCAGGGGCGAAGCCGGCTTTGGGTTGGCGAACCAGGAGGCAGGATCGATAATCCGCTTCTGCTCGATCCGTGTAACGTGAGCCATGCCGGAATCCACGGTGATATCGGCGTTGAGGATTTGACCCGTCAAGGGATTCACACGCATCCACGAAACGGCATACGCGCTGTTTGGCGACGCCACCCAGCGCACCACGTTGTAGCGCATGTCGGCGGGATCCCAGTCTGCATTGTCGGGCATCTGCCGGACCTCGATCGGATCCTCTATTCCGATCTTGTCGAACGCGGCATTCCAGTAGAGCAATCCGTGGCGGATCGCGGCTCGGTATTGGAGCGGTATCGCGTTGTCCAGCCAGAAGACGATGTGGTGGACGGGTGGCGAGAGCGCCGCCTTCGGATTGGCCTTCTGCAGCTTCCAGCGGTATATGTAGTGCACCAATGGGTCTTGCCTGGCATCATCGCTGAAGTTCTGCCACGCGGTAAGGAAGTATCCAATCCGCGGGTCGGCGAGCCGCGGGGTGTAGCCGGTCTCCGGCAGCTGAAACAGCGCGTAGCTCACGCGGATGGCGGCGGAACGCGGGTCCGGCAGCGTGACGCTGCCACCGATGCCGGCGCCGGGCTTGATGAAGTTGTAGAGCGTTTCTGCCTCGATGTTTTGCGGAAACACCTTCAGCGACTGGATGAATGTGTTTTCGCGATCCATGATGTAGGTGCCGCCAAACGACAGCCCACCGCCCAGCGCGAAGCCCGGTCCGCTGAAGAGCGCGCTGACGTTCGCGATATCACCGCGGAACAGGTCACTCACGTTGATGAGCAGGCTCTTTCGGCTCTTTTGCCGCGCTTCTATGTGGAACGACTCCAGATACGAACTGGCGAAGGAACGCGCAATGGCGCGTGCCATCGGCGTGCCCGGCGTGGCCCGATACGTTGTGTTGGGCGTTACCATGGCAAGACGATCCGGAGCGACCGTCTGAAACTCAAACACCAGGTCGTCGATCGGCTCGCCGGCGATGACCTGCTCGGCCGTACCTGAAGCCACCGTCGCCTCAAGCATGTACAGATGGTTGAGCTGGCTTTCCGGTATCTCCATATAGATGGTGTCGCGGCCAAACTCTGATTTTCGATAGAGCGTAAACAGGCCCGGCAGCTTCTCAAAGCCCTTCACGGTGTCGTCGATCGTCTTGGTGAGCAGGTCGGACGCCGGCGTCAGCGCACCGGAGGAGAGCGGCCCACCCTCGATACGCTCCTGGTGGACGTCGCCGGACGCGAGCGACGACGATGCGCCGCCGAAAGGAACTGAATCCAGGTGCACGTCGCCGGATACGGTATCTCCCGTGGTGAGCTCAATCCAAAGCGTGCCGGAGGCGCCGATATCGGGAGCCGTTCCGGTCTCGTGGTAGCTAAAGGTAATTCGCGCCGTATCCACGCCGTGGTTCTTCTCGAATGCCGTCAACGTGTAGTCGCCGTGCGCCGCGCGCAGGCCTAATTCTGCATTCGGCTTATAATCGATACTCCACTTATCGCCCACGCCAAGCGCTCGCGCGGCATAGATTGGGTCGGTGGCCACGTAGAGGCGCGCTGAGACGTGGTCCGGATCGGGATCGCTGGTTTTGTACGCCGTCAATGTACCGTTGGGTGTAATGACCATGTGCGTGGTGGCGTGCGTGTCATCGTTCGTAGTTTTGCCGTTCACCGTCAACTGGTCCGACTCGTCCAGTCTGTCCATCGAGATTGAGCCGTCGGCGGCAACTGCCGAAAACGTAACGCGCTCCACCTCGCGCACGCCGACGATGGCAGTTTGAGCTCCGTCGCGCATCGTCAGCGTGCCGGTTGAGCTATATCGGGCCATAGCGCCGGCTTTTGCCTTGTAAATCAAAATCGCCGTCTTTGCGGGAGCAGCTCCGGCAGCGACAGCGAGGAGGGTTGCCGCGCTGAGCGCGGCTAGCGGTTTGAGCAGGAACAAGGAGGCACCTCAGGTGGCGGCGAGATAGTGCGAACGGCTAAGCCCGGAACGGCCAGGGGAGAGCCGGCTGGACGAAGTTCGCGAAAGCAAACGATAACTTGAAGCGGCAGGCCAACTTGAGTATAGAATGCCATGAACAGAGCGTAACTTGCAATATCGGCTCGTTGGCCGGGTTCGCAGACGTGGTTCAAGGGGGAGTGGCGGATAGCCGCTCCCCCTTGAACGCTTCTTCACAAGGCGCCGCTGCTAGTGGCCCGGCATCGACCCGTGTGGGATGTTCGGGTTAGGCCCGGCCGGGCCGTACTTGCGGAACGCCTCCTTGCTGGGTATCTTCACCGGTTGGCTCTGCTGGTTGACCCGCATGCCGGCATAAACCGCTAGGCCGATGGCCAGCACGCAACCGATAACCGCCGCCGCCAGCTTCTTGGGATCCAACCCGGTGGTGGTCATGCGCTTACTGCTCCAGATTGGTCGTCAAGCGGTGTCCGCGCTGCTGCAGTCACTGCGCAGGGCATGTCGAGGTCGTGTATGAGTAGGCTCCGTAGCATGCCCACCAGTCGATGGCCCATCCGGTGTTGTCGGCGATCTGGAAGACAGGGCCGATTGTATTCCACTTCGCGTGGCCATCGGCATAGTTTGCGTTAATGCCGTTAGAGTGTATGGCGATTGGATAGAACTCGTCGCGACCGTCGTACGTCCACGCGCCGCTCCACGTAGCGCCGGCGTCAACGAATACGGGGCATCGAGCCGGCTGCTTTACCATGCTTTCGTTTGTCTGCCCATCGTAGATGATCCACCAGTTGGCCATATACGAGGTAACCGCATGCCCCTGCTCAACAAACTGGGTGTTCGTCGCGCTGGGGCAGACAAATACAGCCTGGCTCTTGATATACGGCATCAGTTCCGACCAGAAGTTTGGCTGGGCAGTCGGGTCGTCCATCGGGTCGCACCACCAGGGTGTCGGCAGAGTGGCCACGTAGTTACCCGGGTAGGTCTCATCGTAGTCATCGGTGTACATCTGATTGGCGAGATCGATCTGCTTCAGATTGGAGATACACGAGATGGCGCGCGCCTTCTCGCGAGCCTGGGCAAAAACGGGAAAGAGGATAGCTGCTAGAATAGCTATGATCGCTATAACGACCAAAAGCTCGATCAGTGTGAATGCGCTTCTTTTTGCCTGCACGGGAAGTCCTTTCGTCATTGAGAGACGCGCTGGATGTTGTGGTGGAACTGTGGGATGATGCCGGGCAGCTACGGCCCCCACCTACCGGCCCGGCAGAGGCCGGTAACGCCCGAGGCCGGTCGTGACCCGGCGCGGACACGACAACTCTTGCATTTGGGTTGCCGGCGATCCGGGTCACGGCAACTACGCCGGGGCGCCGGTCAATTGCTCACGTGCTTATCGACGTGTTGAACCTGTGTAATGGTACACACAATCGAACCGTAAAATCAAGTGAAAAATCAATAGCCGGAATCGAACGGGGAATTGAGCAGCGGACTCTGCTTGAGCCGGCGTCGCGCTTCGTCGTAGCGCTCTTTACTGATCGTTCCTCCGCCACGGAGGTGAACCCGGCCGTCCGGTCCTGTTATCGAGCCCGTTGCCCCGGAAGGCTCCGTATTGTCACCCTGCTGTTTCAGCATGCTGCGCGCCTGCGCCGTAATGGGGTCGGTACCGGCAGTAGTTTGCGGCGACATGCCGTCGCCGGCGGCTGATGGCGAGATAGCGGGGGCGGGCAGACCGCCGGAAGCGCCGGCCAGGCGGCCGCGCAGGAAAAGCCAGACGGCGAGCCCCACGGCTATCGCCGTGCCGATCCGAACTCCCCACAGTACCGCCTTGACCAGGGCCCCTGCCCCGCCAGGAGTTTTGCCACCTGCTGCCGGCTCCGCCCAGGGTGGTGGCGCGGCGGGAAACGCCGTTCGATACGCGTGCCCGCACTGTGCGCATGCGCCGGCATCCAGCGGCGCACGCGCACCACAGCGGGGACAGATCTTCTCCTGGGCGATCACACCTTTAGAGACGCGCCTCAGTGGTTGTTGAGTTGCATGGAACCATGGCCGATTCCCAGTACAAACTCGATACCACCGGTGATCAGCTTTTGATACAGAGGATCGCGCCACACCTCCTGGCGATGACCAAGCACGGTGTAGAACACCCGGCCCTTGCCGTATGGCTTGACCCACGCGATCAGGTGATCGCCCGGGGAATTGGCGTTCGGGCTTCCATCCGGCGGCCAGTGATTGATGGAAAGCAAAACATGCACATCGGACCGGCTGGAGTTCTTGAGGAGGTAAATCTCATCAAAAACGCGCCACATGCTATTTCCAGCTATCGAGTGCTGGGTTGCATCACCGGTTGCCATCTCGCCGGCAGGAACGGTCTGCCTGGCTGCTTCTGCAATGGCCCTGGTTGCCGGGTTGTTGGGATCATCGATATGAATGTCGATCGCCGACTGGTTGTGGTGCTCCTGAAACTCCCCACCCAGCATCTGGATGTATGCGGAGACGCCATCGGTCTGCCCGGGCCACTGATGAAAGGTATCGCTGCCGGAGTGCATGGCGGCAAAGCCGTGACCTTCATGGATGTAGTCCAGAAAGCCCTGTGGATCGGGAAGTGGCAAAACGCCGGTTGTATTGGCGAAGATGACGGCGTCGTAGTGACGCAGCGCATCGCGCGTCATCTTCTGCTGCATCTCGGCATCGGTACGCACGAAATCGGTATCCCACAAGCCGGTCTGCTCGCCCAGCTCCTGTATCGTCTGCTCGGCAACCGGGATGCTGTCGTGCCGGAAGCCTTTGGTGACCGTAACAACCAGGATGTGCTTTTTGCGGCGCGCCGTAGTGGCGGCTGCCGGCAGTACCGCGCCGATGACCAGCATCAGCGCCGGCGCCAGCCAGAAGGCCGAACGAATACCCGAATGCATTTCAGATCTCCTCCGGCGGAACGATCGCGCCGGTGTTCATATTGATTTTCACACGTGCGGGCCGCGCGCTGTGCCAGCGCTTGTGCCCGTCGATCCAGATCCCAAATCCCTTGAAGTTGGGTGCGTAGACGCCGCCTCGCCCATCCCAGGCGATGGTGACGGAGTGGCCGCGCAGATGCTGACCATCGAGGAGGTAGTGGCTCCATGCGCCGCGCGGCAGCAAACTGTCCACTTCCAACACGTCGTCGGACCGCGGCACGATGCCGATAAGACCCGTGATGAGTGGGTCAATCCATGTGGAGTGGTTGTAATCCCGCTGTTCCGTCTTCCATGCACCGGTATCGCCGTTATAGTACTCGCCGGTCCATGGATAGACCCGGTCTTGATCGCGGAACTGCGCGCGCGTAAACGACACAAACAGCTCCAGCAGATGGCGCGGCTGGAGTGCGCAGGCTGGGTAGCTGCGCAGCGTGTTGATCATGGCGCTCATTACCAGACTGTTTGCGTGCGGCCAGGTTGGCCCATTCCACATGCAGCCGCTGCCACCCGGTCCCAGCCTGTTGGGCCAACCGGTCTGCGAATATGCCGGACAATCTCGCGATGCGGATGCCAGCGGCCAATGCGTCCAGAAATAGTCGGCGCTGAGCGCGGTGTTCCACAGCGTTTCGTATCCCTTACCCGGCGGCGGCAGATTGAAGTAGAACGGGTAGATTCCGATTATCTCTTTTGCTGGCGATGGCTTGAGATCGGAGTACCGCAGTGAGTGAAACCAGTTCGTTGCGGGATTCCAGCAGTGCCGGAGCAAGGCAGCCTGTGTGCTATCGGCCAGGCGCTGGAGCCGCGCCGCCTCGGCGGCACGCCCCAGTTCCCGATAGATTCTGGCTGCGGCGCCGGCGTTGCCGAAGTTGTAAGCGGTAAGGTCCACGCGTCGCAGATGCGTCTCGTCTCCGGGCTTGTTGGTGTGGTAGCCGGCAAACGAGAAGAAGGATGGCTGCCACTCCATTCCGGTCCACCAGTGGCTGTCAACCACCAGGAGCGGACTGTTATCCCAGCCGTAAACGCGTCGCCAGCCCTCTGCATTGGCGGCAACCGGATCGGCCACACTGGCGAGGCGTTCGCGATCTGCATGGACCTGATAGACGTCCCACGCCGTGGATGCGATCCAGTCCGTGTATTGACCGCCCTGTTGGCCGTGAGGCGTGATATGGCTGGGAAATATCCCGTCTGGGCGCGGATTCTTGCACCATGTCTGCAGATGGCCCCAAGCGTAGTCGGGATCGCGGAGCCAGCGTGACTCGCGAATCTGGTGGCCGGCGCCATAGCTGATAACGTTGGCGTACCAGTCGGCGGTCCACCTGCCCTCGGCGAAGGTACGGTACCTGAGGGCGCCCAAACCGGGTTTCATGCTGTTCTTGAGGAGGTTGTACCAGCGATGCCGGTACATCTTGGTGACCATTGGGTCGCTGCAAGCGAAGACGGCGCAATTCGCCTCAAAG from Armatimonadota bacterium harbors:
- a CDS encoding DUF1559 domain-containing protein, which produces MTKGLPVQAKRSAFTLIELLVVIAIIAILAAILFPVFAQAREKARAISCISNLKQIDLANQMYTDDYDETYPGNYVATLPTPWWCDPMDDPTAQPNFWSELMPYIKSQAVFVCPSATNTQFVEQGHAVTSYMANWWIIYDGQTNESMVKQPARCPVFVDAGATWSGAWTYDGRDEFYPIAIHSNGINANYADGHAKWNTIGPVFQIADNTGWAIDWWACYGAYSYTTSTCPAQ
- a CDS encoding ThuA domain-containing protein — encoded protein: MLVIGAVLPAAATTARRKKHILVVTVTKGFRHDSIPVAEQTIQELGEQTGLWDTDFVRTDAEMQQKMTRDALRHYDAVIFANTTGVLPLPDPQGFLDYIHEGHGFAAMHSGSDTFHQWPGQTDGVSAYIQMLGGEFQEHHNQSAIDIHIDDPNNPATRAIAEAARQTVPAGEMATGDATQHSIAGNSMWRVFDEIYLLKNSSRSDVHVLLSINHWPPDGSPNANSPGDHLIAWVKPYGKGRVFYTVLGHRQEVWRDPLYQKLITGGIEFVLGIGHGSMQLNNH
- a CDS encoding zinc-dependent metalloprotease; the encoded protein is MFLLKPLAALSAATLLAVAAGAAPAKTAILIYKAKAGAMARYSSTGTLTMRDGAQTAIVGVREVERVTFSAVAADGSISMDRLDESDQLTVNGKTTNDDTHATTHMVITPNGTLTAYKTSDPDPDHVSARLYVATDPIYAARALGVGDKWSIDYKPNAELGLRAAHGDYTLTAFEKNHGVDTARITFSYHETGTAPDIGASGTLWIELTTGDTVSGDVHLDSVPFGGASSSLASGDVHQERIEGGPLSSGALTPASDLLTKTIDDTVKGFEKLPGLFTLYRKSEFGRDTIYMEIPESQLNHLYMLEATVASGTAEQVIAGEPIDDLVFEFQTVAPDRLAMVTPNTTYRATPGTPMARAIARSFASSYLESFHIEARQKSRKSLLINVSDLFRGDIANVSALFSGPGFALGGGLSFGGTYIMDRENTFIQSLKVFPQNIEAETLYNFIKPGAGIGGSVTLPDPRSAAIRVSYALFQLPETGYTPRLADPRIGYFLTAWQNFSDDARQDPLVHYIYRWKLQKANPKAALSPPVHHIVFWLDNAIPLQYRAAIRHGLLYWNAAFDKIGIEDPIEVRQMPDNADWDPADMRYNVVRWVASPNSAYAVSWMRVNPLTGQILNADITVDSGMAHVTRIEQKRIIDPASWFANPKPASPLAWEQCDMAQGAETSAEFGWLASSLLAPPGLQLDPQKFVDSFLSSTVAHEMGHILGLRHNFIASSWHSLADLQNASLVEKQGITASVMDYLPFNIEAIGHPGVPYWTPVLGTYDKWAIEYGYTPIPGSTPEAKKWRLNAIASECNLPGHAYESDEMADQWDPAVVRFDLGSDPLQYWHAMIQLSRKLMTSLGDRVPKYGQSYSRFTQDFELLLGEYAHAAAVSCLYIGGLYANQNFRGDPGQRPPMLPVPADEQRQALALVSRYVLGPDAWQIPKAYYNNLTGPQYTDLNGLVFGANDFPVRDTLQNVQGAALKHLFSGPVLDRIANNEFKVGDSNGAFKLTELFHAVSASVWSELEAHKDVSALRRQLQRDFLDTMTAMVLGSGAPVPDDARMLAWYQLVNLRTRIVNALPAGHYNTYTQIHLRESLMRINRVLDAQETIGGSGGGGQSLLSMLFGGSKPATPRH